In one Arthrobacter jinronghuae genomic region, the following are encoded:
- a CDS encoding urease accessory protein UreF, with translation MSADGVQQLLADLLLHSVGPGDATALAAAHRAAADGDIELVQEVDQRLFASKLNAEMRTASVRSGHQLIDLGAELIDQGLLAEYGERVRLRSTPGCQPVAAAVVYAANGVATRQAVASDLFAFSASFVGAALRLRLTDHRQAQAILLQTSPVMEQVTEAALERNLTDLGGFAPMADVMSAQHERAEARLFAS, from the coding sequence GTGTCTGCTGACGGAGTGCAGCAGCTGCTGGCCGATCTGCTGCTGCACTCCGTCGGCCCCGGGGACGCAACGGCACTTGCTGCAGCGCACCGCGCCGCGGCAGACGGCGACATCGAACTTGTGCAGGAGGTCGACCAGCGGCTGTTCGCCTCGAAACTGAACGCAGAAATGCGCACCGCCTCCGTACGCAGCGGCCACCAGCTGATTGATCTGGGGGCCGAATTGATTGACCAGGGACTCCTCGCCGAGTATGGCGAGCGGGTACGGCTGCGTAGCACACCCGGTTGCCAGCCGGTCGCGGCGGCGGTGGTGTACGCAGCCAACGGAGTCGCGACCCGGCAGGCCGTGGCATCGGACCTGTTCGCCTTCTCGGCGAGCTTCGTCGGGGCAGCCCTTCGCCTGAGGCTGACCGACCACCGGCAGGCGCAGGCCATCCTGCTTCAGACATCCCCTGTCATGGAGCAGGTGACGGAGGCCGCCCTGGAGCGCAATCTCACCGATCTTGGCGGCTTTGCGCCCATGGCGGATGTCATGTCAGCACAGCATGAGAGGGCCGAGGCACGCTTGTTCGCCAGTTAG
- the ureC gene encoding urease subunit alpha produces the protein MAKISRKQYTDLFGPTTGDRVHLADSNLVIEIEKDYNEGHYGDEVVYGGGKTARDGMAADPQATSAEGVLDLVITNAIILDPVLGVIKGDIGVRDGKIAGIGKSGNPHTQSGVDPRLVVGPGTELLAGEHFIATPGGIDSHVHYISPEQALAALSNGITTLFGGGTGPTDGTNGVTTTPGVWNLARLLESAEGMPVNMGFLGKGNGSLPDALIEQVEAGACGLKVHEDYGTTPAALSNALSVADDYDVQISVHTDSLNEAGYVENTLDAIDGRTIHTFHTEGAGGGHAPDIIKVAGHPNVLPSSTNPTLPYTVNSVDELLDMVMVCHHLSHDVPEDVAFADSRVRAETISAETVFHDEGIISMVSSDSQAMGRIGESFMRTFQIAHHCKDQRGALPEDSGDNDNFRVLRFLAKITINPAITQGVSDYIGSLEDGKIADIVLWPIQSFGAKPRLIVKGGLINWALMGDPNASLPTPQPVFYRPMFGAQGKALQSTRVTFMSKAAIDKGVPERLGLESQVLPVQRCRGIGKEHMVRNNATPVIEVDPETYDVTYNGTLATIPPAQSLPMTQLFFLA, from the coding sequence ATGGCGAAAATCTCGCGTAAGCAGTATACCGATCTCTTTGGTCCGACCACCGGCGACCGGGTCCACCTGGCCGATTCCAATCTGGTGATCGAGATCGAGAAGGATTACAACGAGGGCCACTACGGTGATGAGGTGGTCTACGGCGGCGGCAAGACCGCACGTGACGGTATGGCGGCCGATCCCCAGGCAACTTCCGCGGAAGGCGTGCTTGACCTGGTGATCACCAACGCAATCATCCTGGACCCGGTGCTGGGTGTCATTAAGGGCGACATCGGTGTGCGTGACGGCAAGATCGCCGGTATCGGCAAGTCCGGCAACCCGCACACCCAGAGCGGAGTCGATCCGCGCCTGGTGGTTGGCCCCGGGACCGAACTGCTGGCCGGCGAGCACTTCATCGCCACCCCCGGCGGCATCGACTCACACGTGCACTATATTTCGCCGGAACAGGCGCTGGCTGCCCTCTCCAACGGCATCACGACCCTCTTCGGCGGCGGCACGGGACCCACCGACGGCACCAACGGCGTCACCACCACTCCCGGCGTCTGGAATCTCGCCCGGCTGCTGGAATCGGCCGAAGGGATGCCGGTCAACATGGGCTTCCTCGGCAAGGGGAACGGCTCGCTGCCCGATGCCCTGATAGAACAGGTCGAGGCCGGCGCATGCGGACTCAAGGTACACGAGGACTACGGCACGACGCCGGCTGCGCTCAGCAACGCACTCTCCGTGGCCGATGACTACGATGTGCAGATCTCGGTGCATACAGACAGCCTCAACGAGGCCGGTTATGTGGAGAACACCCTTGACGCCATCGACGGCCGCACCATCCACACCTTCCACACCGAGGGTGCCGGCGGCGGCCACGCCCCGGACATCATCAAGGTGGCCGGCCACCCGAACGTGCTCCCGTCCTCGACGAACCCGACCCTGCCCTACACCGTCAATTCGGTGGATGAGCTGCTCGACATGGTGATGGTGTGTCACCACCTCTCCCACGACGTCCCCGAAGACGTCGCCTTCGCGGATTCCCGGGTGCGGGCCGAGACGATCTCCGCGGAGACGGTTTTCCACGATGAAGGGATCATTTCGATGGTCTCGTCCGACTCCCAGGCAATGGGTCGCATCGGCGAATCGTTTATGCGCACCTTCCAGATCGCCCACCACTGCAAGGACCAGCGCGGCGCACTGCCGGAGGACAGCGGCGACAACGATAATTTCCGGGTGCTGCGCTTCCTCGCCAAGATCACGATCAACCCGGCCATCACCCAGGGCGTGTCCGACTACATCGGCTCCCTGGAGGATGGCAAGATCGCCGACATCGTGCTTTGGCCGATCCAATCCTTCGGTGCCAAGCCCCGGCTGATCGTCAAGGGCGGCTTGATCAACTGGGCACTGATGGGTGATCCGAATGCCTCACTGCCCACCCCGCAGCCCGTGTTTTACCGGCCTATGTTCGGTGCGCAGGGCAAGGCGCTGCAGAGCACACGGGTGACGTTCATGTCGAAGGCGGCCATCGACAAGGGCGTGCCGGAGCGGCTCGGACTCGAGAGCCAGGTGCTGCCGGTGCAACGCTGCCGCGGCATCGGCAAGGAGCACATGGTCCGCAACAACGCGACGCCTGTGATCGAGGTGGACCCGGAGACATACGACGTGACGTACAACGGCACGCTGGCCACCATCCCGCCGGCCCAGTCCCTGCCGATGACCCAGCTGTTCTTTCTCGCGTAG
- a CDS encoding urease subunit beta — protein sequence MLGSPTYHHKQEDIEINAGRPSVTLLVSNTGDRAVQVGSHFHFFETNKALLFERELAYGMHLDVPAGTGIRFEAGDTREVTLTAYAGNRRVIGFNNLVDGGLDSAATKIRAMARMKELGFSDGKPSSKPSANNAGPAAQTGRPEEGKK from the coding sequence ATGCTGGGCAGCCCCACCTACCACCACAAGCAAGAGGACATCGAGATCAACGCTGGCAGGCCAAGCGTCACTCTGCTGGTGAGCAACACCGGCGACCGGGCCGTGCAGGTCGGCTCGCACTTTCACTTCTTCGAAACCAACAAGGCGCTTTTGTTCGAACGCGAACTGGCCTACGGCATGCACCTCGATGTGCCGGCGGGCACCGGAATCCGCTTCGAAGCAGGTGACACCCGCGAGGTGACCCTCACCGCCTACGCCGGAAACCGGCGGGTCATTGGCTTCAACAACCTCGTCGACGGCGGCCTCGACTCTGCGGCCACGAAGATCCGGGCCATGGCGCGGATGAAGGAACTCGGATTTTCCGACGGAAAACCGAGCTCCAAACCCAGTGCAAACAACGCGGGCCCTGCAGCACAAACGGGCCGCCCAGAAGAGGGGAAGAAGTGA
- a CDS encoding urease subunit gamma gives MNLTPKEIDKLYVYQVADLARKRRDRGTKLNVSEATALICEAILEGARDGRTVAEVMELGKNIVSESQCMDGVRERLPLLQIEATFVDGSKLVSCHDPIGV, from the coding sequence ATGAACCTTACTCCCAAAGAAATCGACAAGCTTTACGTGTACCAAGTCGCGGATTTGGCCCGGAAGCGGCGCGACCGGGGCACCAAGCTGAATGTCAGCGAGGCAACCGCCCTCATCTGCGAGGCGATTCTGGAGGGCGCCCGCGACGGCAGGACCGTGGCCGAGGTGATGGAGCTCGGCAAGAACATCGTCTCCGAAAGCCAATGCATGGACGGCGTGCGTGAGAGGCTGCCGCTCCTCCAGATCGAGGCAACCTTCGTCGACGGCAGCAAGCTCGTCTCCTGTCACGATCCCATCGGGGTGTGA
- a CDS encoding OsmC family protein: MATVRSAHTVWNGDLFNGKGDVTLDSSGLGTYDVTWKARAEEANGKTSPEELIAAAHSACFSMAFSNALAEAGKTAERISTSADVTFVPGTGITGSHLVVSAVVPGLTAEQFDDIAESAKTGCPVSQALAGIEITMDATLES; encoded by the coding sequence CAGTCCGTTCAGCCCACACCGTCTGGAACGGCGACCTCTTCAACGGCAAGGGAGACGTCACCCTCGACTCCTCCGGACTCGGCACCTACGACGTCACGTGGAAGGCCCGCGCCGAAGAAGCCAACGGCAAGACCAGCCCTGAGGAACTTATTGCCGCGGCCCACTCGGCCTGCTTCTCGATGGCCTTCAGCAACGCGCTTGCCGAGGCAGGCAAGACGGCGGAGCGGATTTCCACATCCGCTGACGTGACCTTCGTTCCGGGCACGGGCATCACCGGCAGCCACCTTGTGGTCAGTGCCGTGGTACCCGGACTGACGGCGGAGCAGTTTGACGATATTGCCGAGTCGGCGAAGACCGGCTGCCCGGTCTCGCAGGCGCTGGCTGGCATCGAGATCACCATGGACGCGACGCTCGAGTCCTAG